A genome region from Acidimicrobiales bacterium includes the following:
- a CDS encoding PDZ domain-containing protein, which yields MDAVTLPLVVANDRPCVDLITADAGGSPRTLRALVDTGGGALLLRRSLADGLGLGLGFSVESDGGEATSVEPPALAGDGFGLDTDGIAAYAIDDDAQTGTESERIDVVLPASLLRRHGVVIDYPRGELRLSAPDDLPGTGVAVPVDVERESGFARAEVEVAGEVLGLLLDTGTSCCLVADHVFRSWEASNPVWPRSAASVGPANMSGLSFEASTPMLRVPEVSWGAFTVPGVAVAWRPDSAYGRLVPGVTAPVVGSLGGNLLRHFRVELAVASGLVRLEQGRPFAEPDADMVGMVVGIDADGHHHVIGTITGLDDVRVGDRLLAVDGEPVAGLTLGQVIDALRGTPAETVHHLALDRDGELVEAEGPVLRVL from the coding sequence ATGGACGCCGTCACCCTCCCGCTGGTCGTCGCCAACGATCGTCCCTGCGTCGACCTCATCACGGCGGATGCCGGCGGCTCGCCGCGGACGCTGCGGGCGCTGGTCGACACCGGGGGAGGTGCGCTGCTGCTGCGACGGTCGCTGGCCGACGGCCTGGGCCTCGGGCTCGGGTTCAGCGTCGAGTCCGACGGGGGCGAGGCGACGTCGGTGGAGCCGCCGGCGCTCGCTGGCGACGGGTTCGGCCTCGACACCGACGGGATCGCCGCGTACGCCATCGACGACGACGCCCAGACCGGGACGGAGTCCGAGAGGATCGACGTGGTCCTCCCGGCGTCGTTGCTGCGCCGTCACGGTGTGGTGATCGACTACCCACGCGGCGAGCTGCGGCTGTCGGCGCCCGACGACCTCCCCGGCACCGGTGTGGCGGTCCCGGTCGACGTCGAGCGGGAGTCGGGCTTCGCTCGAGCGGAGGTCGAGGTGGCGGGGGAGGTCCTCGGCCTGCTCCTCGACACGGGCACCTCGTGCTGCCTGGTCGCCGACCACGTCTTCCGGTCGTGGGAGGCGTCCAACCCCGTCTGGCCTCGCTCGGCGGCGTCGGTCGGCCCGGCCAACATGTCGGGCCTGTCCTTCGAGGCCTCGACCCCGATGCTGCGCGTGCCCGAGGTCTCCTGGGGGGCTTTCACCGTCCCCGGCGTCGCCGTGGCATGGAGGCCCGACTCCGCCTACGGCCGGCTCGTCCCCGGCGTGACCGCTCCCGTGGTGGGCAGCCTCGGCGGGAACCTCCTGCGCCACTTCCGGGTCGAGCTCGCCGTCGCCTCGGGGCTCGTGCGCCTCGAGCAGGGCCGGCCCTTCGCCGAGCCCGACGCCGACATGGTCGGGATGGTGGTCGGCATCGACGCCGACGGCCACCACCACGTGATCGGCACGATCACCGGCCTCGACGACGTCCGGGTTGGTGACCGCCTCCTCGCGGTCGACGGCGAGCCGGTCGCCGGCCTCACCCTCGGCCAGGTCATCGACGCCCTGCGGGGGACCCCGGCGGAGACGGTCCACCACCTCGCCCTCGACCGGGACGGGGAGCTGGTGGAAGCCGAGGGCCCGGTCCTGCGGGTCCTCTGA